In Paraflavitalea devenefica, the following are encoded in one genomic region:
- a CDS encoding PH domain-containing protein encodes MEFLNDQVHIENLPRVENVTLTPIEPSYRKVLHWEWLIICSLLGVLVAILLYFIKPLHQIVWVSVMTGGWILVAGASYWLQEKSFSTRAYAIREKDVIYRSGWIIQSTHTCPFNRIQHSAVTIGPLERKFGLASLVLYTAGSDEADLRIRGLQEATAWTLKEWITKKVADEPVTGGE; translated from the coding sequence ATGGAATTTCTGAATGACCAGGTACATATTGAAAACCTGCCCCGGGTGGAAAATGTCACCCTAACGCCTATAGAACCCTCCTACCGGAAGGTTTTACATTGGGAATGGCTTATTATATGTAGCTTATTGGGGGTACTGGTAGCCATATTGCTGTATTTTATAAAACCGCTTCATCAGATAGTATGGGTTAGTGTGATGACAGGTGGCTGGATACTGGTAGCCGGAGCCTCCTATTGGTTACAGGAAAAATCATTCAGCACCAGGGCCTATGCTATCCGGGAAAAGGATGTGATCTACCGCAGCGGATGGATCATTCAAAGTACGCATACCTGTCCTTTTAACCGCATTCAGCACAGTGCGGTCACCATAGGTCCGCTGGAAAGAAAATTCGGGCTGGCCAGCCTGGTACTCTATACTGCAGGCTCCGATGAAGCCGACCTGCGCATTCGCGGTCTGCAGGAAGCCACCGCCTGGACCCTAAAAGAATGGATCACCAAAAAAGTAGCCGATGAACCAGTTACCGGAGGAGAATAG
- the lysS gene encoding lysine--tRNA ligase, with amino-acid sequence MHLSEQEIIRREKLKELQQMGIEPYPAPLYPVNNTAAYIKQHYKGEENKADFAHVCLAGRIMGVRDMGKASFAVLQDSTGRIQLYIKRDEIAPGEDKSLYDKVWKHLADIGDIIGVKGYVFTTKTGETSIHVLELTMLTKSLKPLPIVKETKEGETFDAVTDPEFRYRQRYADLIVNPDVKETFLKRSKLINTIRDFLNDQGALEVDTPVLQSIPGGAIARPFITHHNALDVPFYLRIANELYLKRLIVGGFDWVYEFSRNFRNEGMDRTHNPEFTILEWYTAYKDYYWMMETTEQLLEKVAIALHGTTAVKVGDKTIDFKAPFKRVSIYDAIKEHTGVDVSNMEEAQLREACKSLGIYPEASMGKGKLIDAIFGEKCEDNYIQPTFIIDYPVEMSPLTKKHRDKPGLVERFELMINGKEIANAYSELNDPIDQRARFEDQVKLMERGDDEAMYIDHDFLRALEYGMPPTAGIGIGIDRLCMLMTNQPSIQDVLLFPQMRPEVMNG; translated from the coding sequence ATGCATTTATCAGAACAGGAGATTATCCGTAGAGAGAAACTGAAGGAGTTACAACAAATGGGTATTGAACCTTACCCTGCCCCCTTATATCCCGTTAATAATACGGCTGCCTATATTAAGCAGCACTACAAAGGTGAAGAGAACAAGGCTGATTTTGCCCACGTATGCCTTGCCGGCCGTATTATGGGTGTTCGTGATATGGGTAAGGCCAGTTTTGCTGTATTGCAGGACAGCACCGGCAGGATCCAGTTGTATATCAAGCGTGATGAGATAGCTCCCGGAGAAGATAAGTCCCTCTATGATAAAGTATGGAAGCACCTGGCCGATATAGGCGATATTATTGGCGTGAAAGGATATGTATTCACGACCAAAACAGGAGAAACTTCTATCCATGTGCTGGAACTTACCATGCTCACAAAATCGCTGAAGCCCCTGCCCATTGTAAAGGAAACCAAGGAAGGAGAAACGTTTGATGCGGTTACCGATCCTGAGTTCCGCTACCGCCAGCGTTATGCCGACCTGATCGTGAATCCTGATGTAAAAGAAACGTTCCTGAAGCGCAGCAAGCTGATCAATACGATCCGTGATTTCCTGAATGACCAGGGGGCCCTGGAAGTGGATACACCGGTATTGCAATCCATTCCCGGCGGCGCTATCGCCCGGCCGTTCATTACACACCACAATGCGCTGGATGTGCCTTTTTACCTGCGCATTGCCAATGAGCTCTATCTCAAGCGATTAATAGTAGGTGGCTTTGATTGGGTGTATGAGTTCAGCCGCAACTTCCGTAATGAAGGTATGGACCGTACCCATAACCCGGAATTCACGATCCTGGAATGGTACACTGCCTATAAAGATTATTACTGGATGATGGAAACCACCGAGCAATTGCTGGAAAAGGTGGCCATTGCCCTGCATGGAACTACAGCAGTGAAAGTGGGCGATAAAACCATTGATTTCAAAGCTCCTTTTAAGCGGGTGAGCATTTATGATGCCATCAAAGAACACACAGGTGTGGATGTAAGCAATATGGAGGAGGCGCAATTAAGGGAGGCCTGTAAGTCGCTGGGTATTTACCCCGAAGCCAGCATGGGCAAAGGAAAGCTTATTGATGCCATCTTTGGTGAAAAGTGCGAAGACAATTATATCCAGCCCACTTTTATTATAGATTACCCGGTAGAGATGAGCCCGCTTACCAAAAAGCACCGCGACAAACCGGGACTGGTGGAACGTTTTGAGCTGATGATCAATGGTAAGGAGATTGCCAATGCCTACAGTGAGCTCAATGACCCTATTGATCAGCGGGCACGTTTTGAAGACCAGGTAAAACTGATGGAGCGGGGCGATGATGAAGCTATGTATATTGACCATGACTTCCTGCGCGCCCTGGAATATGGCATGCCCCCCACTGCCGGTATCGGTATTGGCATTGACCGGCTGTGCATGCTCATGACCAACCAGCCCAGTATCCAGGATGTATTGTTAT